The DNA window GCGGAGGCGCTCGACGTGATGAGCGAGGTCTTCGTCTCTCCCCGCTTCGGGCAGCTCGACGTCGAGAAGCGGATCGTCAAGGAGGAGATCCTCGAGGGGCTCGACGAGGACGGCGTCTGCATCGACGCGGACGACCTCTCGCGGCGTCAGATCTGGGGCCAGCACCCGCTCGGCCAGCCCATCATCGGCTCCGAGGCGCGCATCGACGCGTTCGACGAAGGCGATCTACGGCGCCACCTCGAGCGCGCGTTCGTGGCCGGCAACGCGGTGCTCTCCGTGGCCGGCCCGGTGGACGCCGAGGCGGTGTTCGAGGCCGCCGCGTCCACCTTCGGCCGACTGCGCGCGGGCGTCTCCGCGCCGCCCGAGCCGCCGCCCGACCCGAGCGCGGGGCCCAGCGTCGAGCACGTCGAGGACACGGGCAGCCAGACCACGGTGCGCCTGGCCTTCCCCGCCTTCGGCGAGCGCGATCCGCGCTGCGCGGCGCTGATGCTCCTCGTCCGGATCCTGGACGACGGCATGAGCGCGCGGCTGCACCGTCACCTCATCGACGAGCGCGGGCTCGCGTACGACGCGTGGGCCGGCCTGGATCTGCACGTCGACTGCGGGGTGCTCGACGTCGGCGGGACCTGCGCGCACGAGAGCGCGCCCGAGCTCGTGCGCGAGATGCTCGCGGTGCTGGGCGACCTCGCCTCGTCTCCGATCGCGCCGAGCGAGCTCGAGCACGTGCGCCGCAGGCACCTCTGGGATCTCGAGGCGAGCGTCGACGACGCGGAGGACGTGGCCGAGCACGCCGCCCTCGCGACCCTCTTCCAGCTCCCGCGGAGCACGCAGATCATGGCCGAGGCGATCCGTCGGGTGACCCCCGAGGAGATCGAGGCCGTGGCGCGCGAAGTCCTGAAAAGCCAGCGTTTGCACGTGGTGACGGTGGGCATGCTCTCGCGGAAGAGGCGGTCCGAAGTGGACGCGATCGCGCGGAGATGGCATCCCGACGAGGCGTCATGCAGCTCGCGCTCCCGTTCGCCCGCGTCCTGAGGCCGCCCCCGCCGGCGACGCCCTCGCGTGCGCCTTCGCCTCCGCGCCCTGCCGCGGCGCCGGCCCGCGCGCCCGCCCCACCCAAAGGCCGCGCGGCGCTCGAGACCCGGATCCGACGCGCGCTCGCGGTGCCGGCCGACCTCGTCGTGACCGACAACCGCCGCACGATGATCTCGACCAAGCGGCGCGGGGAGCGCCTCGAGGTGCGGCTGCACCACATGTTCCTCGACGCGCCCGACGGCGTGGTCGAGGAGCTGCTGACCTACCTCGCGGAGGGAGACTCACGGAGCTCGCGGCAGATCACCCGCTTCATCGAGTCGAACCGGCACCGCATCAAGTCGCGCCGACGACGCATCCTGCTGCGCACCCGCGGCGCCGAGCACGATCTGAAGAGCATCTTCGACGAGGTGGTCGCCACCTTCTTCCCCGACGGGGTCGGAGACGCGCGCATCACCTGGGGCAAGGAGCCGCCGCGCGCGCGCCGACGCCGGAGCAGCATCCGCCTGGGCACCTACACGCACGACCAGCAGCTGGTGCGCATCCACCCCGCGCTCGACCAGGAGAAGGTGCCGCGCTTCTTCGTCGCGTTCGTGGTCTTCCACGAGCTGCTGCACCACGTCGTGCCGGCCGAGCGTCGCGGCGGCCGCATCGACTACCACCCGCCGAGCTTCCGCAAGCGAGAGCGGATGCACCCCGACTACGGGCGCGCCACGAAGTGGGAGACGGAGAACCTGGATCTCCTGCTGTCCTATCGGACGGCGGCGATCGCGCGGCGCTGAGCCAGCAGGCCGTCGAAGTCCCGAGCCCGAAGGATCTCGGAGCGGGACGGCCCGGTTCTCCGTTCGGGGCGACGAGGAAATGCTTCAGTTTCGAGGAGACACCCGCCCGAGAGACGAGGAGCGAGGGTCTTCAACGGACTGCTAGCGTCACTCGCCGACGGCGGACTTGAAGAGCTGGTTGAAGGCCCAGACCTCGCGCGCCCGGAGGCTCCCGAACTGCACGCCCATGCCGTCGGGCTTCTCCCAACGCACGATGGCGGCGACCTTCACGTCCTCCTTGAGCGCCGGGAGGTAGATCTCGAGCTCCACCTTCGCGCCGTACGGAAGGCACTCGTTGGCCACGAGGTACATGCCGCCGAGGCTGATGTTCCGCGTGATCGTCTCGATCTGACGGCCGTCGTGATGGACGATCACTTTCAGGCGCCTCTCGAATCGTTCGTGGACCCGACGGCCCGTAGAGGCGTTGCTGCCCGTAGACAATGCGCTTCCTTTCCCGCGCGAACGCGCAAGAGAACGGGCGATCGGAGTATCCTTCGAGAGTGGGGAAGTCAAGGTTGGGAAATACGGAAGAGGGCTCCAACAATGAAGGGGGGCGCGGACGGCTCGGAGCGAGCGTCGCCTTGCTCGCCGTGCTCGTCACGCCCGCCCTGCTGATGTGGGCGTGGAGCCGACCGATGGCCGTGGCGCCGCGCGAGATGCCGCCGCTCTCCCTGTCGCCGACGGCGGTGAGCGCCCGCCTCGCAGAGGAGGCCCGCCTCGCCGCGACGGCGCCCGAGGGCGAAGACGCGACCGCGCGCGCGCGCCGGTTCGCCGAGCTCAACCAGAGCGAGCTCGACGCGCGCGACACGCCGGGGCAGGCGGCCGAGCGCAGGCGCCGCCTGCTCGCCGCGACGAACGCGCTGATCCGGGAGCACGGCGAGGAGGTGCTCGGGCCGATGCGCGCCTCCGATCTGCGAGATCTCGAGCCCGCGCTCCGCGGACGACCGAGCCAGGAGCGCGCGGTGGAGGTGCTCGGCGGCTTCCTGCGCATGATGGAGCGCTACGGGATGATGGCCGACGGGAGGCAGCGCGCCCCCGCGTTCGTCGTGCGCGCGACCTGGCTGGCCCGCTGGAACGCCATGCACGGGCGGCCCCTGACGGAGGGCTTCGCGCCGATCGATCTGCAGGCGTACTGGGGCTGGCTCGCGCTCGGGGCCGAGAACGCGCCGGCCGAGCGTCGGCTCGAGGCGCTCGAGAACTACGCGGCGGCGGGCGGGCGCGGCGCCGACGAGGCGCGCGGGGTCCTGCTCCTCGAGGCCGGCCTGCGCGAGGAGGCGCGCGAGGCCTTCCTCGCCGGCTACGAGGCCAGCCCGAGCTTCCGGCTGCGCAATCACCTGCTCGCCGCGACGGAAGATCCCCGCTGAACGCGCGTATCCCGTGCCGCTGGACGGCCGCGCGCGAGCCGCCCATACTGGCCGAGGGGGAACGCGGGGCGTGAAGAAGAAGGTCAATTTGAGGAAGACGCTGTTCCTGCTGCCGAGCCTCTTCACGCTCTCCAGCATCTTCTGCGGCTTCTACGCCACGCTGCTCGCGCTCGAAGGCGCGGACGCGGGCACGTTCTACCGCGCGTCGCTGCTCATCGTCTTCGCGATGTTCTTCGACCTCATCGACGGTCGGGTCGCGCGGCTGACCAAGACCCAGAGCGCGTTCGGCGTGCAGATCGACTCGCTCGCCGATCTCGTCTCCTTCGGCGTGGCCCCCGCGGTCCTCGTCTACCGCTGGTCCCTCGCGGAGCTCGAGCTGGCGGGGCTGGTCGTCGCGTTCGTCTTCGTCGCGTGCGGCGCCATTCGCCTTGCCCGCTTCAACGTGCTCGCGGCCGCGGCGGACGGCGCCCCGAAGAAGCCGGGCAAGTACATCGTGGGCCTCCCCACCCCGGGCGCGGCCGGCGTGCTCGTCTCGCTGGTGGTCGCGAACCACGCGGTGGGCGGACACCTCGAGCGCTTGACGGGCGGCGTGCTCGCCATCGTGCTCACGCTCTCCTTCTTCATGGTGAGCACCATCAAGTTCCGGTCCTTCAAGGACCTCAAGCTCAACGGCCGCACCCTCGCGCTCTTCGCGGTGGCCCTCGGCTCGAGCGCCGCCTTCGCCCTGCTCTTCCACCCCTCCTTCGCGCTGGTCTGGCTCCTGGCGAGCTACCTCGCGATCGGCGTGGCGGAGACGCTCTTCAACCTGTCCCGTCGCGGCTTACGTCGCGGACCGACGGAGCCGGAAGAAGAGGAAGAGCCGGCCGACGCCTGATAGATTCCGCGCGATGCGGAACCTCTCGTCCCCGACGCTCGCGATGCTGGTCGCCTGTGGGCTGCTCACCGCGTGCGAGTCGGCCCCCTTCGACGCGAGCTGCGCCGGGAGCGCGGTCGATCTGTGTGGTCCTCACGAGTACGCGCTGGTCGGCGAGGCGTCGGTCGAGCCGCCGATGCTCCCCATCGCCGACTTCGCGGTGAACGCCATGGTGCGCGTGGAGGTCGAGCGCTGCCCCGACGCGCCCGCGCCTCACGAGATCGAGCTGGCCGTGCTCGTGCCCGACGAGGACCCGAGCCCCGATGGCGGCGTGCCCGTTCGGGTCATGAGCCTCGTGACGCTGCGGGACGGCGAGGACGGCGACACCCCGGGGGACGGGCGCGTCGAGGTCGAGATCCCCAACCCGTTCATCGCGACCGTGCCCGAGAACACCGACGTCACGCTCCGCTTCACGGTGAAGTCCACGACCCCGGCCGGGTGTACGAGCGGCTTCGTGGAGATCCCCTACCGGACCGGGCCGCGCCGCATGATGTGATCTCAGTCGCCCTCGCGCCCGGCCTCTCGCTCCCGGCGGAGGCGCCGCGCGGCGTGGCGCGGGTTCTCGTAGACGCTGATGATGGGGACGCCGTCGTAGCTCAGCACGTGCACGGGCGCGACGGAGCCCCACGCGGTCCAGAGCTGGTAGTCGACCTCCACGAAGTGATGCTCGTGGTGAACGATCGCGTAGTCGGCCGAGATCATGTCGCCCGACGCGCGGATGTTCTCGTTCAGGTGTCCGTCCTCTTGCAGCATGCGCCACGCGGTCCACGTCGTGTCGCAGATCCAGACGCGCCCGCCGTCCGGCATCTGCGCGTTGAACCAGTCGGCGAGGCTCCCCGTGGTGAAGCCCCAGAACTGCCGGTTCATCCCGTGGTCGGCCGCGCCCGGGACCCCACCCGCGGCCGCCGTGTAGTGCGACAGCCCGAAGGGGTGGGAGTGGACCGTCTCGACCACCGCGGGCGACAGCAGGAGGACGAAGGCCACGAGGCGCGCCGTGAGCTTGCCGCTGCCGAGCGAGGCGGGCCAGCGGCGCCGCAGCTCGCGCGCGACCCGGACGAAGGCCACGCCCGCGAAGATGCAGAGGAACGGGTAGCCGGAGAACCAGTGCTTGGTGCCGCCGAAGATCGGCGTCCACGGCATGCTGATCACCACCAGCGGCGCGATCATCACGCCGAAGAAGAGCACGTCGGTGCGTGACGAGTCGGGGAGCGCGCGGCCGGTCGGCCAGAGGCGCTCCATCAGCCCGGGCGGGAGCAGCGCGCGCAGGCGGGTGAAGAGCCCGGTGACCGCGAGCGCCAGCGTCACGAAGGGCACCGTGAAGAGCACCATCACCCACGGGTAGCCGACCGGCAGCGGCGGCCGGAAGTAGTTCACCCCGAAGTAGGCCATGTTGTAGTGCTCGTGGTTCAGGTGGAACGCGGCGTACTCGTTGAAGCGCGCGAGCGTGTCGAACCACATCCAGGGCCAGAGCGCGACGAAGATGGGCGGCCCCAGCAGGGCCATCGCGAGGAGCCACCACGGCACGTAGCTGGTGCGCTTCGGCTCGCCGCCCCTGCGCGCCCGCCGCTCGGTGAAGACCACGAAGAGCCAGTGGATCAGGAAGATGGCCGGAAGCGTCCAGGCGTTGTGCTTCGTCTCGAGCGCGAGCCCGTAGGTGATCCCCGTCCAGATGGCCCAGCGTGGATCGGTCAGCGACCGCCAGTAGCAGTACGTGACGAGCGTCATCATCAAGACGATCGGCACGTCGAAGGCGTCGAGGTGCGCGTGATAGAAGACGCGCGGCAGGAGCGCGAAGGCGACCGCGGCGAACACCCCGACCTGTCGCCCGAAGGAGCGCGCCCCGAAGATGTAGATCAGCCACAGCAGGAGCCCTCCGGTGAGCATCCCGAAGAATCGGAAGGCCATCGAGGGCTGCTCGAAGAGCGCGTGATCCTCCTGGGCGAGGTGGAAGAACGCGAACATCGACTTCACGAGCGAGGGGTGCTCGTGGTTGTGGGTCCAGTGCCGGTCGACCACCGCCTGCTCGGTCGCCGCGCTCGGGTCCTCGGCCAGCGCGCTGAACCACGTCGCGTACTGACGGGCGGCGTCGACGTAGAAGCCCTCGTCGCGGCTCATGCCGATCTCGGCGGAGCTGACCAGCAGGAGCGCCACGTAGCTCGTGCACAGCGCCAGCCCGATGAGGTGGTCGCGCCACCCGATGAGACGATGCCGCCCGCTCATGGCCCGCCATCTCCGGGCGCGGTGCGCGTGGTGGCCGCCCAGCAGAGCGTGCGCAGGTGCGGGTCGTCCGACGTGACCTCCACCCGGACCTCGCCGCGCTCGCGATCCCCCCGCGCCGCGTGACGGGTGGAGGCGACCATGCGCTTCCAGCCGTCCCCGTCACGGTGCGTCATGCGCCCCACCGGCTCGTCGTCGACGAACAGAGCCACGGAGATGGGGGCGTGCTCCCGGTGGCGCTCGTGCTCGTAGTAGAGGTCCGCGTAGAGCACGATCTCGTCACCCAGGGGCACGTTCGGGAAGCGGGCGCGGATGGGCTCGGCGCCCTGCGGGTGCTGCCAGATGCAGTGACGGGGCTGCATGTCGAGATCGTCGAGCACCGTCTCGCCGACCCAGAGCCACGGGCGGGCCGGGTCACAGAGATGCCGGCGCGCGGGCGTGATCGGGCCCGCGCCGAGCCCCCCACCCTGCGGCCGACCGCCGGGCACGAACCGACACGGGAGCTCGCGCTCTCCCTCGACGCGGCTCACCCGCGCGTCGCCGACGTGCTCGACGAAGTCGTAGAGGACCTCTTGCGGTTGCGGCAGCTCCCACCGGAGCACGCGGACCCGCCCGATCTGCTCGCTGAGCTGGGGCGCGGTCGGGGGCGCGATCTCGGGGCGATGCCCGCGGATCGAGAGCACCCAGAGGCGCCGGTGCTGCGCGAGGTCGGCCGGGGCTGCGTCCTCGAGCGACATCAGCTCTCCCAGCTCGCGGCGCACCAGGGGGTCGGCCCACGACGGCGAGGCGACGATGAGATCCCCGGGGGCGTAGCCGTCGCGCACCCGCGCGGCCGCCTGCGACCAGTCGTCGTCGTCCACCACGCGCGCCTGGATCACGGCGTGCGCGGCGAGCTCCACGACGGCGAGCGCCAAGAAGGCGAGCCAGCCAACCCCGCGCCAACCGCGCGCTCCCCCTCTCTGGTCGTCGTTCGCCACGCCGAGCCGGCCGCTGGGATATCACGGCCGGCTGCGCCGGGCTATTCGGTCGGCACGCAGGTGAAGCGCGTCTCGAAGCTGTTCAGCACCGGGGTCTCGCTTCGATCGGCGTTCGCGCGGAGGACCGCCGTCACCCGAAGGAACGGGAGGTTGTTCGGCACGCCGGCGCCAGCGAGCCGGTTGGCGATGTCGATGGGGGGCGTGGTCGGCGGCGCGGTGAAGGTGACCGGCGTCGTCGAGGCCAGCCGCGAGAGCGAGTCCGCCGCGCGCAGCTCCCAGCGGATGCTCGTGCCGGCCGGCATGGAGACCGTGGTCCACGTCAGCTCCCCCCAGTCGGGGCGCTCGTTGTCGGCGCAGTGCACGGTGCTGTCGTAGTCGCGCCAGTACGTGCCCTCCGGCGGATACATCGGCCGGTTCGGGGGCACGAGGATCCGGACCGGGATGCGGTCGAGCACGAACGTGCCGTCGCCGATCACCTCGATGAAGAAGTCGAAGACCTGCGGCACCGAGGTCGGCATGACGATGTCGTTCCGGAACGCGATCCGGAAGTCGACGTTCGTGCCGGGCAAGCACTGCACGAACGAGCGGCCGCCGCTGATCCCGGCGCAGCTGCCGGGACCCCAGCCCACCGCGGTGATCGAGTCGACGAAGCCGCGCTCGTCGATGGCCGTCGCCGCGTCGTCGACCGCGCGGGCCGAGATGTCCATGCGGTTGTAGTTGGCGAGATCGACCACCGCGTCGACGACCGAGCGGCCGAGGCCGGTTCCGGCCGCGCTGATGGGGAAGACGTAGCGCGAGCCGGAGCTGGAGTAGCTCGAGGTCGCGTCGGCCAGCGCGTTGGCGTCGTCGCGCCCGTAGCTGCCTCCGCTGTGCACGGTGATCACCCGGATCCCGGTCGCGTTCAGGGCCGAGACGGTGTCGCTCCAGCTCACCGGCCAGCGGCCCGTCGCGCGGCCCACGCTGAACCGGTAGGGCCCGCAGTTGGTCCCGTAGCCGAGCACGACCGCGTAGTAGGTGCCCGGGTTGAGCGTGCGCACGATGGTCGAGGTCCCGGCGGGCCCGGAGTCGTCGTCGCACGCGACGGAGTTGAACCCCGAGTCCATCAGCATCATCGCGGTGTCGTATCCCGAGCCCTCCGTGGTGAGCGTGATGGTCTCCCGGGTCGAGACCGTGAAGCGGAAGACGACGTCGCGCGACGAGTCCCAGAGGCACGGCGCGCTGTAGTTGTTGGCGTGCGAGCAGGTGTTGCCGGTCCAGCCGGTCCAGCTCGTCGCGGCGTCGCCCGTGAAGCGCGCGGTGGCCTGGGTGTCGTTGCCGCTGACCGCCGTCGTCGGAGGCAGCGAGGTGCCGCCGATGGCGTAGTCGTAGCCGTACGGGCCGTTGTGGAAGGGCGCGTCGGTGAAGAGGATGAGGATCGGGATCGTCCCGGCGCGGAAGCACGGATAGCCCCAGCCGGTCCCGCCGCACGGGCCGTTGGGCGCGAGGTAGGTGCCGAGGCCGCCGCCCGTCGCGACCGCCCAGAGCGCCTGCGCCTGGCTCTCCGGCCCGTCCATGCCGTAGTGCAGCCGGAGCCGGTTCACCGCGGTCTGCGCCGCGGAGACGCTCGCGGTGATGTCCTGGAAGTTCTGGTAGACCACGTCGCCCGAGGGCCCGCTGCCATACGGGCTGACCGGGTAGTCGTCGTGGGCGCCGACCCCGAACCAGGCGTCCGGGATCGTGCAGCGGATGGCGCCGATGATTCCGCCGCCGCAGCCCGAGATGAACGTGCCGCTCGTCAGATCGCGCTGGAGGTTGAAGATCTCGCCGCCCATGGACCCGGTGGTGTCCATCAGGAAGTAGACGTCCGCGGTCCGCACCTGGACCCGCACGTCGAGCGGGTCGATCTCGGCCGGGCCGCCGTAGGGCAGCTCGTGGAAGAAGAACGTGTCGCCGTAGCAGGAGCCGTCGGCCGCGCGGTACGCGCCCGGACCCGGACACTCGTCCGCCACGTCGGGCACGCCGTCCCCGTCGGAGTCGGGGAGCGCGGCGGGGCCCGAGCCGTCGGTGCGGAGGCGGATGCCGCCCGCGCTCGGGTCGTAGCTGACGTCGGTGCTCCGACCGGGCAGATCCGCCGACGACGGAACGTCGCGGCTGACCGCGCAGGTTGGATCACACGGGTTGCAGCTCGTCGGGCCGGTGATCAGCGGAGAGACGCCCGGCGCCGACCGGAGCGTGTAGGCGTGCACCGAGAGGCAGTCCGTCCACGCGTTGCCCTGGCAGTAGCGAGTGCCGCGCTGACAGACGAGAGAGCCGTCTTCCTGTGTCAGCGGATCGAGGTAGCAGTCCACGGGGCCCTGGTCGGGTTCGCAAGCGCAGCCCTCGGCGGGGTGCGCGCACGTACCCGCGTCGCCTCCGATCGGGACCGGGTCCAGGCCGGGGTCCTCGGCGGGTGCCAGCTCGGGCGCCTCCAGGGAGCAGCCGCCGAGCAGCGTCAACGCACAGAGCCACCGCATCCAGCCGGTCACAGCGATCCCCATCTCCACCCCACGCAGGAGGCGGCTACACGACAGCAATCTTCGGACCCGAATCGTATCGCGAGGATCAGCTCGGGATCACTCGCGAACAGTCACATCTCGGTTGCAGAGCTGCGAATCTTTTTCGCAGGGCTGCGCTATTCCGTCGGGACGCACACGAAGCGCGTCTCGAAGGAGCGCAGCACTGGCGTCGCGCTCCGGTCCGCGTTGGAGCGCAGGACCGCGGTGACGCGCAGATAGGGCAGGTTGTTGGGCACCCCGGCGCTCGAGAGCCGGGCGGCGATGTCGATGGGAGAGGTGACCGGTGGCGCGGTGAAGCTCACCGGCGTCGTCCCCGGCAGCGCCGCGAGCGAGTCGGCCGCGCGGAGCTCCCAGCGGATGCTGGTCCCCGACGGCATGCTGACGGTCTGCCAGGTGAGGTTGCCCCAGTCGGGCCGCTCGTTGTCGGCGCAGTGCACGGTGCTGTCGTAATCGCGCCAGTAGCGCCCCTCCGGCGGGTAGAGGGGACGGTCCGGCGGCACGAGGATGCGCACCGGGATGCGGTCGAGCACGAAGGTCCCGTCCCCGACCACCTCGATGAAGAAGTCGAAGACCTGGGGCATCGAGGTCGGCATCACGATGTCGTTCCGGAACGCGATCCGGAAGTCGACGTTCGTGCCCGGCAGGCACTGCACGAAGGTGCGTCCGCCGCTGATGCCGGCGCAGCTGCCGGGCCCCCAACCGACGGCGGTGATGGAGTCGACGAAGCCGCGCTCGTCGAGCCCCGTCGCCGCGTTGTCGGTCGCGCGGGCGGAGATGTCCATGCGGTTGTAGTTCGCGAGGTCGACCACCGCGTCGACGACCGAGCGGCCGAGGCCGCTGCCGGTGGAGCTGATCGGGAAGACGTAGCGCGAGCCGGAGCTGGAGTAGCTCGACGTCGCGTCCGCCAGCGCGTTGGCGTCGTTGCGGCCGTAGCTGCCGCCCGAGTGCACGGTGATCACGCGGATGCCGTTGCGGTTCAGCTCGGTGACGGCCTGGCCCCAGGTGACCGGGTAGCCGGTCGGGGCGCCGCCGCCCGCGGTGGAGGGATCGCCGATGCTGAACCGATAGTTGCCGCAGCGCGTGCTGTAGCCGCCGATCACCGCGTAGTAGGTGCCGGGGTTCAGGGTGCGCCGGATCTGGGACGTGGTGCCGGGCCCGCCGTCGTCGTCGCAGGCGACGTCGCGGAAGCCGCCGTCCTTCAGGGTCAGGACGGTGTCGAAGCTCGAGCCCTCGGTGGTGAGCGTGATGGCGCGGCGGGTCGAGACCGTGAAGCGGAAGACCACGTCGCGCGAGCTGTCCCAGGCGCAGGGCGCGCCGTAGTCGTTGCGGTGAATGCAGGTGTTGCCGCGCCAGCCGGTCCAGGTCCTCGCGGCGTCGCCCGTCCAGCGCGCGCTCCAGCGGTTGTCGTTGCCGCTGACGTAGCGAGGGGAGGGGAGCGCGCCGCTGCCGCCGCCGCCGAACGCGTAGTTGTAGCCGTACGGGCCGTTGTGGAACGGCGCGTCGGTGAAGAGGATGAGGATCGGGATGGTGCCCGGCCGGAAGCACGGGTAGCCCCAGCGCCCTCCGCCGCAGGAGCCGCGCGCGCCGAGATAAGGGCCGAGCCCGCCGCCGGACGCCACCGCCCAGAGCGCCTGGCTCTGGGACTCGGGCCCATCCATGCCGTAGTGCAAGCGCAGCCGGTTCACCGCGTTCTGCGCGGCCGACACGCTGGACGTGATGTCCTGGAAGTTCCGGTAGACGACGTCGCCGCTGCCCGCGCTGCCGTAGGGGGAGCGTGGGTAGTCGTCGTGGTTGCCGACCCCGAACCACGCGTCCGGGATGGTGCAGCGGATGGCGCCGATGATGCCGCCGCCGCAGCCGGAGATGAACGAGCCCCGCGTCAGGTCGCGCTGCAGGTTGTAGATCTCGCCGCCCATGGACCCGGTGGTGTCCATGAGGAAGTAGACGTCCGCGGTCCGCACCTGCACCCGGATGTCGAGCGGGTCGATCTCCGCCGGGCCGCCGTAGGGCAGCTCGTGGAAGAAGAAGGTGTCGCCGTAGCAGCTGCCGTCGGCGGCGCGGATGGCGCCCGGGCCCACGCAGTCGTCGGCCGCGTCGGGGATGCCGTCGCCGTCCGAGTCGGGAAGCATCGCGGTGCCGGAGCCGTCGACCTCGAGGCCGATGCCGCCCGCGCCCGGGTCGTACTCGACGTCGGTGCTGCGGCCGGGCAGATCGCGCGTGCTGGGCACGTCGCGGCTCACGGCGCACGCCGGGTCGCACGGGTTGCAGGAGCTCGGGCCGGTCACGAGCGGAGCGGTGCCCGGCGCGCTGCGGAGCTCGTAGCTCCGGACCGACTCGCAGCCGGTCCAGGCCCCGCCGCGGCAGTAGCGGGTGCCTGCGTTGCAGGTCAGCGTGCCATCGGGGTTCTCGATGGGGTCGAGGTAGCAATCCACGGGCGGCTGGTCCGCGTCGCAGGCGCAGCCCTCAGCGGGACGGACGCAGTCGCCCGCGTCCCCGTCGATGGGCGTGACGTCTCCGGGGTCGCCCTCATTGCCCTGGTCCTGTTCGCCCTGGTCCGCCCCGGGAGGAGGCGCTTCGATCGCGCATCCTCCCATGAGGAGCAGACCGAACATCCAAGGCTGCCAACGCTGCATCATTCGATCCCCGCGGTACAGATCTCCGCCGACGGAATGCCGACGCCCCTCGTTCCTCCGCTCGTGTTGCAACGATCGGACCCGCTCTTGGAGATTGAAATCACTGATATTTTCGGCAGTCAGGGAGCGTCGGGCTGTGTCGTGATTGCGGGGGTCTGAAAAGATTTCATACGTGGACGCCGATCAGAGCGGCCGGCTGATGCAGCGCGGCGCGCCTCCGGCCAGCGGCACCCCGCACACGGCCCCGGCCGAGCAGTCGCTCTGGCTCGTGCAGGATCCGCCGCTGGGCACACACTCGGTGACCCCGTCGCCCCAGAGATCGCGGCACTCGAAGCCGGTGGCGCAGTCTCCAGCGGTCGCACACGGGCCGAAATTGCCGCACACCCCGTCGATGAATTCCGGGTGAGTGCCGCAGACCTCGCCCAGCATCGGGCAGTCCGCGTTGTTGCGACAGCTCGGCCCACCGCTCCAGTGGCAGATCGTGGACCCCGTCCCGGTCACGTCGCGGCACGCGCCGAACCCCGGACAGGCGGCCACCGAGTTGCACGGGCTGTGCGACTTCAGGCAATAGGCCGCGCCGCGCATCCCGGACGCTTCGCAGTAGAACCCCCACGGGCAGGCGGCGGTCGGACCGCAGCCGATGCGACGATCGACGCAGCTGCCCGCGTCACAGCTGTGCCCCGCGGGGCAGTCGCGGGAGTCGTTGCACGTGCCGGGGGTCGCGGCGCCGCACACCCCCATGCAGGTGCTGCCCGCCGCGCAGTCCATGTCGTCGGCGCAGCCGCGGCCCGCGGGATAGCAGCGCATCTGCCCGCAGCCGTTGGCGATGCAGGCCTCGTCCGCGGCGCAGTCCACCCCGCTCGCGCAGGGCGTGCCCGGAGTGACCATCGAGCAGAAGTCGATCGACGAGTCGCCGGGATCGAAGGGGCCGCTGTCCGTGGGATCGCTCGCGTCGATCGGCGCTCCGTCCGGCAGCGTGGCCGCGTCCATGGTCGCG is part of the Sandaracinaceae bacterium genome and encodes:
- a CDS encoding PPC domain-containing protein, with the protein product MQRWQPWMFGLLLMGGCAIEAPPPGADQGEQDQGNEGDPGDVTPIDGDAGDCVRPAEGCACDADQPPVDCYLDPIENPDGTLTCNAGTRYCRGGAWTGCESVRSYELRSAPGTAPLVTGPSSCNPCDPACAVSRDVPSTRDLPGRSTDVEYDPGAGGIGLEVDGSGTAMLPDSDGDGIPDAADDCVGPGAIRAADGSCYGDTFFFHELPYGGPAEIDPLDIRVQVRTADVYFLMDTTGSMGGEIYNLQRDLTRGSFISGCGGGIIGAIRCTIPDAWFGVGNHDDYPRSPYGSAGSGDVVYRNFQDITSSVSAAQNAVNRLRLHYGMDGPESQSQALWAVASGGGLGPYLGARGSCGGGRWGYPCFRPGTIPILILFTDAPFHNGPYGYNYAFGGGGSGALPSPRYVSGNDNRWSARWTGDAARTWTGWRGNTCIHRNDYGAPCAWDSSRDVVFRFTVSTRRAITLTTEGSSFDTVLTLKDGGFRDVACDDDGGPGTTSQIRRTLNPGTYYAVIGGYSTRCGNYRFSIGDPSTAGGGAPTGYPVTWGQAVTELNRNGIRVITVHSGGSYGRNDANALADATSSYSSSGSRYVFPISSTGSGLGRSVVDAVVDLANYNRMDISARATDNAATGLDERGFVDSITAVGWGPGSCAGISGGRTFVQCLPGTNVDFRIAFRNDIVMPTSMPQVFDFFIEVVGDGTFVLDRIPVRILVPPDRPLYPPEGRYWRDYDSTVHCADNERPDWGNLTWQTVSMPSGTSIRWELRAADSLAALPGTTPVSFTAPPVTSPIDIAARLSSAGVPNNLPYLRVTAVLRSNADRSATPVLRSFETRFVCVPTE
- the pssA gene encoding CDP-diacylglycerol--serine O-phosphatidyltransferase, translating into MKKKVNLRKTLFLLPSLFTLSSIFCGFYATLLALEGADAGTFYRASLLIVFAMFFDLIDGRVARLTKTQSAFGVQIDSLADLVSFGVAPAVLVYRWSLAELELAGLVVAFVFVACGAIRLARFNVLAAAADGAPKKPGKYIVGLPTPGAAGVLVSLVVANHAVGGHLERLTGGVLAIVLTLSFFMVSTIKFRSFKDLKLNGRTLALFAVALGSSAAFALLFHPSFALVWLLASYLAIGVAETLFNLSRRGLRRGPTEPEEEEEPADA
- a CDS encoding pitrilysin family protein — protein: MKRPPASEPLERELGNGLRVVVSPLPHLRAASIVVAFGVGSRHEAPEDSGLTHLLEHMVYRGTARFPTAYELNHAIESLGGDLDGATMSDATTFAVTVPPGSVAEALDVMSEVFVSPRFGQLDVEKRIVKEEILEGLDEDGVCIDADDLSRRQIWGQHPLGQPIIGSEARIDAFDEGDLRRHLERAFVAGNAVLSVAGPVDAEAVFEAAASTFGRLRAGVSAPPEPPPDPSAGPSVEHVEDTGSQTTVRLAFPAFGERDPRCAALMLLVRILDDGMSARLHRHLIDERGLAYDAWAGLDLHVDCGVLDVGGTCAHESAPELVREMLAVLGDLASSPIAPSELEHVRRRHLWDLEASVDDAEDVAEHAALATLFQLPRSTQIMAEAIRRVTPEEIEAVAREVLKSQRLHVVTVGMLSRKRRSEVDAIARRWHPDEASCSSRSRSPAS
- a CDS encoding glycosyltransferase family 39 protein codes for the protein MSGRHRLIGWRDHLIGLALCTSYVALLLVSSAEIGMSRDEGFYVDAARQYATWFSALAEDPSAATEQAVVDRHWTHNHEHPSLVKSMFAFFHLAQEDHALFEQPSMAFRFFGMLTGGLLLWLIYIFGARSFGRQVGVFAAVAFALLPRVFYHAHLDAFDVPIVLMMTLVTYCYWRSLTDPRWAIWTGITYGLALETKHNAWTLPAIFLIHWLFVVFTERRARRGGEPKRTSYVPWWLLAMALLGPPIFVALWPWMWFDTLARFNEYAAFHLNHEHYNMAYFGVNYFRPPLPVGYPWVMVLFTVPFVTLALAVTGLFTRLRALLPPGLMERLWPTGRALPDSSRTDVLFFGVMIAPLVVISMPWTPIFGGTKHWFSGYPFLCIFAGVAFVRVARELRRRWPASLGSGKLTARLVAFVLLLSPAVVETVHSHPFGLSHYTAAAGGVPGAADHGMNRQFWGFTTGSLADWFNAQMPDGGRVWICDTTWTAWRMLQEDGHLNENIRASGDMISADYAIVHHEHHFVEVDYQLWTAWGSVAPVHVLSYDGVPIISVYENPRHAARRLRREREAGREGD
- a CDS encoding PilZ domain-containing protein — translated: MTSPLSKDTPIARSLARSRGKGSALSTGSNASTGRRVHERFERRLKVIVHHDGRQIETITRNISLGGMYLVANECLPYGAKVELEIYLPALKEDVKVAAIVRWEKPDGMGVQFGSLRAREVWAFNQLFKSAVGE